In the Leptotrichia sp. oral taxon 847 genome, one interval contains:
- a CDS encoding helix-turn-helix domain-containing protein: MTMSEYHKNVYANIEFARNQKGLSKGELANKIGISKSALSFVLNRLKNGKTINTKTLEKWAVALNVPFSFFFEVKCN, from the coding sequence ATGACAATGAGCGAATATCATAAAAATGTTTATGCAAATATAGAATTTGCAAGGAATCAAAAAGGTTTAAGCAAAGGAGAGTTAGCTAATAAAATTGGAATATCAAAGTCAGCGTTATCTTTTGTTTTGAATAGATTAAAAAACGGAAAAACTATAAATACTAAAACTCTTGAAAAGTGGGCAGTTGCTTTAAATGTACCTTTCTCATTTTTTTTTGAAGTTAAATGTAACTAA
- a CDS encoding YopX family protein, whose translation MSREIKFRAWDKINEKIVKISSLSLENKEIAVKENGTYHFFRMQNLELMQYTGVKDKNGKEIYEGDIYHVGDKNIRYLVVWFDSGFEGKQLRSTSYAGLESWAKDIEVLGNIYENLELLENNND comes from the coding sequence ATGAGTAGAGAAATAAAATTTAGAGCTTGGGACAAAATAAACGAGAAAATAGTAAAAATTTCATCATTAAGTTTAGAAAATAAAGAAATAGCAGTTAAAGAAAATGGAACATATCATTTTTTCAGAATGCAAAATTTGGAATTAATGCAATATACAGGAGTAAAAGATAAAAACGGCAAAGAAATTTATGAAGGGGATATTTACCATGTAGGAGATAAAAATATAAGATACTTAGTAGTTTGGTTTGATTCTGGATTCGAGGGAAAACAATTAAGGAGCACCAGTTATGCAGGATTAGAGAGTTGGGCAAAAGATATTGAGGTTTTGGGGAATATTTACGAAAACCTTGAACTATTGGAGAATAACAATGATTAA
- a CDS encoding tyrosine-type recombinase/integrase, whose protein sequence is MPAYKDKKSKKWYVSFYVKENGISKKVKKMGFSKKQEAMEYERNYINSFVSDTEITFENLYKSYMDDQKNRLKPSTIESKTYIFDKKILPFFKKYKIKEITPLLVRKWQNELIKGNLAQTYLRAIHEQLVAILNYAVKFYNLNKNPCSAAGRIGKKNAGEMNIWTLDEFKQFIEAIKHKKEAVVGFNILFYTGMRIGEMLALTISDIDFEKCKIRINKTFQRIKRTDVISTPKTPKSKRTIDCPKFVIDIIQDYIKVLYKPTSKTRLFEGFTKSKFQNDVNVYSRKANLKKIRVHDLRHSHATFLLSKGVNIVSLSRRLGHERVSTTLDIYSHVLKEDDDLIKDILNNL, encoded by the coding sequence ATGCCAGCATATAAAGATAAAAAAAGCAAAAAATGGTATGTTTCTTTTTATGTAAAAGAAAACGGAATTTCTAAAAAAGTTAAAAAAATGGGATTTAGCAAAAAACAAGAAGCAATGGAATATGAAAGAAATTACATAAATTCTTTCGTATCCGATACTGAGATAACATTTGAAAATCTATATAAATCTTATATGGATGATCAAAAAAATAGATTAAAACCAAGCACGATAGAAAGTAAAACATATATTTTTGATAAAAAAATATTACCGTTTTTTAAAAAATATAAGATAAAAGAAATAACTCCCTTACTGGTTAGAAAATGGCAAAATGAACTAATAAAAGGGAATCTTGCTCAAACGTATCTAAGGGCTATTCACGAACAACTTGTTGCTATATTAAATTATGCAGTTAAATTTTATAATTTAAATAAAAATCCTTGTTCAGCGGCTGGGAGAATTGGAAAAAAGAACGCTGGAGAAATGAACATATGGACGTTAGACGAATTTAAACAATTTATAGAAGCAATCAAACATAAAAAAGAAGCCGTGGTTGGATTCAATATACTGTTCTACACAGGTATGAGAATAGGGGAGATGTTAGCATTAACAATATCAGATATAGATTTTGAGAAATGTAAAATAAGAATAAATAAAACTTTCCAGAGAATAAAAAGAACTGATGTCATATCAACCCCAAAAACTCCTAAGTCCAAAAGAACTATTGATTGTCCTAAATTTGTTATAGACATTATACAAGACTACATCAAAGTATTGTATAAGCCTACGTCAAAAACTAGACTATTTGAGGGGTTTACAAAGTCTAAATTTCAAAACGATGTGAACGTCTATTCTCGGAAAGCCAACTTGAAAAAAATCAGAGTTCACGATTTAAGACATTCTCATGCAACTTTTTTATTATCAAAAGGTGTTAATATAGTATCACTTTCAAGAAGATTAGGGCACGAAAGAGTATCAACTACTTTAGATATATATTCACACGTTCTAAAAGAAGACGATGATTTAATCAAAGATATACTAAACAACTTATAG
- a CDS encoding tetratricopeptide repeat protein: MKKRCILFLLGLIISINGLAETNMELAKKYYEKGDYTQAIKYYKLVEKENSDDSESAIFRLGYIYQKQKNYDDAEKYYKILADKGYTTAMINLSNVYKEKKDFGNMELYLRAAADKGNLDAMYNLGNWYGKSGLFSKAEAYLKTASENGHLKATYNLALLYSRAGSKYYSQSEKYFKLASEKGLIEATNNLGILYKNKKSMLKLKNI; this comes from the coding sequence ATGAAAAAAAGATGTATTTTATTTTTATTAGGATTAATAATTTCAATAAATGGTCTAGCAGAAACAAATATGGAGTTGGCAAAAAAATATTATGAAAAAGGAGATTATACACAAGCAATTAAATATTATAAATTAGTTGAGAAGGAAAATAGCGATGATTCAGAGTCTGCAATATTTAGGTTAGGATATATTTACCAGAAGCAAAAAAATTATGATGACGCTGAAAAATATTACAAAATATTAGCGGATAAAGGATACACAACAGCAATGATTAATTTATCAAATGTTTATAAAGAAAAAAAAGATTTTGGAAATATGGAATTATATCTTAGGGCAGCGGCAGATAAAGGGAATTTAGATGCTATGTATAATTTAGGAAATTGGTATGGAAAATCAGGATTATTTTCTAAAGCAGAAGCATATTTAAAAACAGCGAGTGAAAATGGACATTTAAAAGCGACTTATAATTTGGCACTTTTATATTCTAGAGCAGGTTCAAAATATTATTCTCAAAGTGAAAAATATTTTAAATTGGCTAGTGAAAAAGGTCTTATAGAAGCAACAAACAATTTAGGAATACTTTATAAAAATAAAAAAAGTATGCTGAAGCTGAAAAATATTTAA
- a CDS encoding aspartate aminotransferase family protein, producing MLLNVYSRYNKIFEKGKGMYIYDNEGNEYLDFVSGISVNCLGHASPVITKALTEQSQKLVHISNLYYSQPQLDLANKLTENSEMERVFFTNSGTEAIELALKIARKYGNNLSYDKTGNKIADKTEIIYMKNSFHGRSTGALAVTGQPKYQKPFEPLMKNVTECNFNDVKDLKAKVSKKTAAIILEPIQGESGLESATPEFMEPIKELSKKYDTLVIFDEIQCGMGRTGKLFAYENFDLVPDIVTIAKSLGGGVPIGACLTKGKANDVLVPGDHGSTYGGNPLVCAVANAVLHELIDNKLIEKNVVEKGQYSVEKLEKLKVKFDFIEEIRGKGLLLGIKFDEKKVLAKDVVSKALENGLLLVGAGNNVVRFFPPFNVTDGEIDKAISILEKVLKKF from the coding sequence ATGTTATTAAATGTGTATAGCCGTTATAATAAAATATTTGAAAAAGGAAAAGGGATGTATATTTACGACAATGAAGGAAATGAATACTTAGACTTTGTATCAGGAATTTCGGTAAATTGCTTGGGACATGCAAGTCCCGTGATTACAAAGGCTTTGACGGAGCAGAGTCAAAAACTGGTGCATATTTCTAATTTGTATTACAGTCAGCCACAATTGGATTTAGCGAATAAACTTACTGAAAATAGTGAAATGGAGAGAGTTTTTTTTACAAATAGTGGAACTGAAGCGATTGAGTTGGCTTTAAAAATTGCTCGAAAATATGGGAATAATTTGTCGTACGATAAAACTGGAAATAAAATTGCTGATAAGACAGAAATAATCTATATGAAAAATTCGTTTCATGGAAGAAGTACTGGAGCGTTGGCAGTTACTGGTCAGCCGAAGTATCAAAAACCATTTGAGCCGTTGATGAAAAATGTTACTGAGTGCAATTTTAATGATGTTAAAGATTTAAAAGCTAAAGTAAGCAAAAAAACTGCTGCTATTATTTTGGAGCCAATTCAAGGAGAAAGTGGACTTGAGAGTGCTACGCCTGAATTTATGGAACCTATAAAAGAATTGAGCAAAAAATATGATACACTCGTAATTTTTGATGAAATCCAATGTGGAATGGGAAGAACTGGGAAATTATTCGCATATGAAAATTTTGATTTAGTTCCAGATATAGTTACAATTGCGAAATCACTTGGTGGCGGAGTTCCAATCGGAGCTTGTCTGACAAAAGGGAAAGCAAATGATGTGCTGGTTCCTGGCGACCACGGTTCAACTTATGGTGGAAATCCTTTGGTTTGTGCCGTTGCAAATGCTGTTTTACACGAATTAATTGACAACAAATTAATTGAAAAAAATGTTGTGGAAAAAGGCCAGTATTCTGTGGAAAAATTGGAAAAATTAAAAGTAAAATTCGATTTTATCGAAGAAATTCGTGGAAAAGGACTTCTTTTGGGAATAAAATTTGATGAGAAAAAAGTTTTGGCAAAAGATGTTGTTTCAAAAGCACTAGAAAATGGGTTGTTGCTAGTTGGAGCTGGAAATAATGTTGTGAGATTTTTTCCGCCGTTTAATGTGACAGATGGGGAAATTGACAAAGCTATTTCGATTTTGGAAAAAGTTTTGAAAAAATTCTAA
- a CDS encoding single-stranded DNA-binding protein, with the protein MNSVILMGRLTRDVELNYSKNGKAFTRFAIAVNRIGEGADFINCVAWEKTAETIAEYFKKGQRILVQGSIRTGSYERNGQTVYTTDVLVSRFEFIDSKNSGNSQNNNRNHYDSDEDESFPF; encoded by the coding sequence ATGAATAGTGTGATATTGATGGGAAGATTAACAAGAGATGTAGAGTTAAATTACAGCAAAAACGGAAAAGCATTTACAAGATTTGCAATAGCAGTAAACAGAATCGGAGAAGGAGCTGACTTTATAAACTGTGTTGCTTGGGAAAAAACAGCTGAAACAATAGCTGAGTATTTCAAAAAAGGTCAAAGAATTCTAGTTCAAGGAAGTATTAGAACAGGAAGTTACGAAAGGAACGGTCAAACCGTTTATACAACTGATGTTTTAGTAAGCAGATTTGAATTTATTGACAGCAAAAACAGTGGCAACAGTCAAAATAATAACAGAAATCATTATGATTCTGATGAGGACGAAAGTTTTCCTTTTTGA
- a CDS encoding ERF family protein, protein MNIYEKIQQARIELQEMNLKKSGFNKFANFKYYDLKDFLPEVNTIFSKLKLFSKFDLLEEKATLTIINAEKIDELVVFESPKAEITLKGQNALQMIGSTHTYLKRYCYLNALEIIEDDEINATINKDKKQHTKKAATAEEKRKNMEDYIAKHTQKYQQLIDNFLEINKAESIKDLTDEEVSNLARGILKREKGE, encoded by the coding sequence ATGAATATTTACGAAAAAATACAACAAGCAAGAATTGAATTGCAAGAGATGAACTTAAAAAAAAGCGGATTTAATAAATTTGCTAATTTTAAATATTATGATTTAAAAGATTTTTTACCAGAAGTAAACACTATCTTTAGCAAATTAAAACTTTTTTCAAAATTTGATTTGTTAGAAGAAAAGGCAACTTTAACTATAATTAATGCCGAAAAAATAGACGAACTTGTGGTTTTTGAATCACCTAAAGCGGAAATAACGTTGAAAGGTCAAAATGCTTTGCAAATGATAGGCTCGACACACACATACTTAAAAAGATATTGCTACTTAAATGCTTTAGAAATCATTGAAGATGATGAAATAAATGCAACAATTAACAAAGATAAGAAACAACATACAAAAAAAGCCGCTACTGCTGAGGAAAAAAGAAAAAATATGGAAGATTACATAGCAAAACATACTCAAAAATATCAGCAGTTGATAGATAATTTTTTGGAAATAAATAAAGCCGAATCAATAAAAGATTTAACTGATGAGGAAGTGAGCAACTTAGCACGTGGAATATTAAAAAGAGAAAAAGGAGAATAA
- a CDS encoding DNA-methyltransferase produces the protein MDGEYVKKIKCELYNDNFQNYKKYHIPKKAQLVIADIPYNLGNNAFASSPEWYVDGDNKKGESKKANSSFFKTDVNFNLAEYMHFCSKLLIKEPKEKGKAPAMIIFCAFQQISTLVKYAKMHGFNNYYPLVFIKHSSSQVLKANMKIVGATEYALVFYRNKLPKFNNNGKMIKNWFEWKPDPKAIYPKVHPTQKPVNLLKTLIKIFTDINDTVIDPVAGSGSTLRAAKELKRNSYGFEVEKEFYKKATTEMLKEEKVKQLNLF, from the coding sequence ATGGACGGAGAATATGTTAAAAAAATAAAATGTGAACTATATAATGATAATTTTCAAAACTATAAAAAATATCACATACCTAAAAAGGCACAGCTTGTAATAGCAGATATTCCATATAATTTAGGAAATAATGCTTTTGCAAGCAGTCCAGAGTGGTATGTTGACGGAGATAACAAAAAAGGCGAAAGCAAAAAGGCAAACTCAAGTTTTTTCAAAACTGATGTGAACTTTAACCTTGCTGAATATATGCACTTTTGCTCAAAACTTCTGATAAAGGAACCAAAGGAAAAAGGAAAAGCACCAGCAATGATAATATTCTGTGCATTCCAACAAATCAGCACGTTAGTAAAGTATGCTAAAATGCACGGATTTAACAACTATTATCCGTTAGTGTTTATAAAGCATAGCAGTTCGCAGGTGTTAAAGGCTAATATGAAAATAGTTGGAGCAACAGAATATGCACTAGTATTTTACAGAAATAAATTACCAAAATTCAATAATAATGGCAAAATGATAAAAAACTGGTTTGAATGGAAGCCTGATCCAAAAGCAATATACCCAAAAGTACATCCGACACAAAAGCCAGTGAATCTGTTAAAAACACTAATTAAAATATTTACGGATATTAATGATACAGTAATTGATCCAGTCGCAGGAAGCGGCAGCACATTAAGAGCGGCAAAAGAACTAAAAAGAAACAGTTATGGATTTGAAGTGGAAAAGGAATTTTATAAAAAAGCGACTACAGAAATGTTAAAAGAGGAAAAAGTGAAACAATTAAATTTATTTTAG
- a CDS encoding OB-fold protein → MKKKIGLLIGCALFVILAVGSVGGNDSKSDSNSGTNNASTEKKAVTYEKITAKQLVSDLEGNALKAAQAHKGKDYEITGVLGNIDAQGDYVTIEPSGDDLTLTGVQAFVKNDDQKKAIAELSKGDKITVKGKVKDVGEVMGYSVDIAEISKATSKK, encoded by the coding sequence ATGAAAAAGAAAATAGGTTTATTGATTGGATGTGCTTTGTTTGTAATTTTAGCAGTTGGAAGTGTTGGGGGTAATGATTCAAAATCAGATTCAAATTCTGGCACAAATAATGCAAGTACTGAGAAAAAGGCGGTTACGTATGAAAAAATAACGGCTAAACAATTAGTTAGTGATTTGGAAGGAAATGCTTTAAAAGCTGCTCAAGCTCATAAGGGTAAAGATTATGAAATTACAGGAGTTTTAGGTAATATTGACGCACAAGGAGACTATGTAACGATCGAACCTTCAGGTGATGACCTTACACTTACAGGAGTTCAGGCATTTGTAAAAAATGATGATCAAAAAAAAGCGATTGCTGAACTTTCTAAAGGCGATAAAATAACTGTAAAGGGTAAAGTTAAAGACGTTGGAGAGGTTATGGGATATTCAGTTGATATTGCTGAAATATCTAAAGCTACAAGTAAAAAATAA
- a CDS encoding excalibur calcium-binding domain-containing protein, translating into MKKLFVILTLAFVSANTFTETLHFKNCKEARSKGYKNIKKGEPGYARHLDRDRDGIACESK; encoded by the coding sequence ATGAAAAAATTATTTGTAATTTTAACATTAGCATTTGTTAGTGCTAACACATTCACAGAAACATTACATTTTAAAAATTGTAAGGAAGCTAGATCAAAAGGCTATAAAAATATCAAAAAGGGTGAGCCTGGATATGCAAGACATTTAGACAGGGACAGAGATGGAATCGCTTGTGAAAGTAAATAA
- a CDS encoding transcriptional regulator, which translates to MKKWFYECQDIMKIIGVKEGKAYKIIRKLNGELKEKGFLTQQGKVNAKYFNERYNIGK; encoded by the coding sequence ATGAAAAAATGGTTTTATGAATGTCAAGATATTATGAAAATAATTGGAGTTAAAGAAGGTAAGGCATATAAGATTATAAGAAAATTGAACGGAGAGTTGAAAGAAAAAGGATTTTTAACACAACAAGGAAAAGTAAATGCCAAATACTTCAATGAACGTTACAATATAGGAAAGTGA
- a CDS encoding helix-turn-helix domain-containing protein: MSYQIEKFLTEFLNKKNMTLTEFSKKMEVTHVYVSNIKNGKKTASKKFVENLIKKFPECAKKEEELIAMLEKDKKIEKLKKLEKQRRETIGKSEELDRISRLNKRERVQLDEVMNSAAYFFNDNSVSDEDKKKLYDSLQELFFDAKMKNKRK, encoded by the coding sequence ATGAGTTATCAAATAGAAAAATTTTTGACAGAATTTTTGAATAAGAAAAATATGACTTTAACAGAATTTTCAAAAAAAATGGAAGTTACACATGTTTATGTATCCAACATAAAAAACGGTAAAAAAACAGCTTCCAAGAAATTTGTTGAAAACTTAATAAAGAAATTTCCAGAGTGTGCAAAAAAAGAGGAAGAATTAATAGCTATGTTAGAAAAAGATAAAAAAATTGAAAAATTAAAAAAATTAGAAAAACAAAGAAGGGAAACAATTGGCAAAAGCGAAGAACTTGACAGGATTTCAAGATTAAACAAGAGGGAGAGAGTACAACTAGATGAAGTTATGAATAGTGCAGCCTACTTTTTTAACGATAACAGTGTAAGCGACGAAGATAAGAAAAAATTATACGATAGTTTACAAGAACTTTTTTTTGATGCTAAAATGAAAAATAAGAGGAAATAG
- a CDS encoding YjcQ family protein, translating into MSLDTTIFRILKAIDVAYEENNFNFDETLNLKKLGISERRLILMLEQLKEKNYITGISTITSISGHIHIGINNPRLTLEGMDFLENNTAMKKAYKMLKEAKEWFPGM; encoded by the coding sequence ATGTCTTTAGATACAACTATTTTTAGAATATTAAAAGCCATTGATGTTGCTTACGAAGAAAATAATTTTAATTTTGATGAAACTCTAAACTTAAAAAAATTAGGCATTTCCGAAAGAAGACTAATTTTAATGTTAGAACAACTCAAAGAAAAAAATTATATAACAGGTATTTCAACAATAACTTCAATAAGCGGTCATATACATATCGGTATCAATAATCCTAGATTAACTTTAGAAGGTATGGATTTTTTAGAAAATAATACCGCTATGAAAAAAGCCTACAAAATGCTTAAAGAAGCCAAAGAATGGTTTCCTGGTATGTAA
- a CDS encoding tetratricopeptide repeat protein — translation MNDNLGDLYKEMKKYDESEKYYKQAIKTKFKKAEEDLQDLYKLMKNKK, via the coding sequence ATAAATGATAATTTAGGTGATTTATATAAAGAAATGAAAAAATACGATGAATCGGAAAAATATTATAAACAAGCGATAAAAACTAAATTTAAAAAAGCAGAAGAAGATTTACAGGATTTATATAAACTGATGAAAAATAAAAAATAA
- a CDS encoding ImmA/IrrE family metallo-endopeptidase, protein MKKHKNMKRRVKNLIEKYNTSNPYLLCKKLNIEIKYSCFKDIKGFFRRILRRKYIVINENLDEYSRLVVLCHELGHALYHSSKNTLLLKNNFLCYAPELENEANEFAVELMRYQEEVSYETARNCDLGLQVLEEMKKYK, encoded by the coding sequence ATGAAGAAACATAAAAATATGAAGCGTAGAGTAAAGAACTTAATAGAAAAATACAATACGAGCAATCCGTATTTATTGTGCAAAAAATTAAATATTGAAATAAAGTACAGTTGCTTTAAAGATATAAAAGGTTTTTTCAGAAGGATATTAAGAAGAAAATATATTGTCATAAATGAAAATTTGGATGAATATTCACGTTTAGTTGTTCTGTGCCATGAGTTAGGACACGCACTCTATCATAGTTCAAAAAATACACTTCTTTTGAAAAATAATTTTCTGTGTTATGCTCCGGAATTAGAAAACGAAGCAAATGAATTTGCTGTAGAATTGATGAGGTATCAAGAAGAAGTTAGCTATGAAACTGCTAGAAATTGTGATTTGGGATTGCAGGTATTGGAAGAGATGAAAAAATATAAATAA
- the argF gene encoding ornithine carbamoyltransferase: MIKGKSFLKLLDFSKGEIQYLIDLAKKLKKDKKKGIEKKTLIGKNIALIFEKTSTRTRCAFEVAAYDQGANVTYLGPSTSQIGDKESMEDTAKVLGRFYDGIEYRGYGQELVETLAKYSGVPVWNGLTTEFHPTQVLADFLTILEKKGRLKGIKFAFLGDGKNNMANSLMIGAAKFGMDFRIVCPKEYFPEEKLVEEARKIAKKTSGKILLTEDRIEGVKDADVVYTDVWVSMGEPKEIWKERIDKLFPYQVNSDLVKHCANDYLFMHCLPAFHDLNTKVAKNIEKEYGLKEMEVTDEVFRSKNSVVFDEAENRMHTIKAVMVATLGDREYPM; the protein is encoded by the coding sequence ATGATAAAAGGAAAATCATTTTTGAAATTATTAGATTTTAGTAAAGGCGAAATTCAATATTTAATTGATTTGGCTAAAAAGTTAAAAAAAGATAAGAAAAAGGGAATTGAGAAAAAAACATTGATTGGGAAAAATATTGCGTTGATTTTTGAAAAAACATCTACTAGAACGAGATGTGCCTTTGAAGTAGCCGCTTATGATCAAGGTGCAAATGTTACTTATCTTGGACCTTCAACTTCACAGATTGGAGATAAGGAATCAATGGAAGATACGGCGAAAGTACTGGGAAGATTTTATGATGGAATTGAATATCGAGGATACGGTCAAGAATTGGTCGAAACTTTGGCTAAGTATTCAGGTGTGCCTGTGTGGAACGGACTTACAACAGAGTTTCATCCAACGCAAGTTCTCGCAGATTTTTTGACAATCTTGGAAAAAAAAGGAAGATTAAAAGGAATAAAATTTGCATTTTTAGGTGATGGAAAAAACAATATGGCAAATTCTTTAATGATCGGTGCTGCCAAGTTTGGAATGGATTTTAGAATTGTTTGTCCGAAAGAATATTTTCCTGAAGAAAAATTAGTTGAAGAAGCTAGAAAAATTGCCAAAAAAACTAGTGGAAAAATTTTGCTGACAGAAGATAGAATTGAAGGGGTGAAAGATGCCGATGTCGTTTATACTGATGTTTGGGTATCAATGGGAGAGCCAAAAGAAATTTGGAAAGAAAGAATTGATAAATTGTTTCCATATCAAGTAAATTCTGATTTAGTAAAGCATTGTGCAAACGATTACTTGTTCATGCACTGTTTACCAGCGTTTCATGATTTAAATACGAAAGTTGCGAAAAACATTGAAAAAGAATATGGCTTGAAAGAAATGGAAGTTACTGACGAAGTTTTCAGAAGTAAAAATTCTGTTGTGTTTGATGAGGCGGAAAATCGTATGCATACGATAAAGGCTGTGATGGTGGCGACATTGGGAGATAGAGAATATCCGATGTAA
- a CDS encoding RusA family crossover junction endodeoxyribonuclease, with translation MIKLELSTMPPSVNSLWINKPSGRYKSKRGKIFENLACGELKKQFRYKPLANSLKVRIRLYFKDKRKRDIDNYNKAILDSMTKIIYEDDSQIEELNVKKLVGCGFNKVEIEVEGIK, from the coding sequence GTGATTAAGCTGGAATTATCCACAATGCCGCCATCTGTAAATTCTTTATGGATAAATAAACCGAGTGGAAGATACAAGTCCAAAAGGGGCAAAATCTTTGAAAATTTAGCTTGTGGCGAACTTAAAAAGCAATTTAGGTATAAACCTTTGGCTAACAGTTTGAAAGTCCGCATAAGGCTTTATTTCAAAGATAAGAGAAAAAGGGATATAGATAACTACAATAAGGCGATTTTGGATTCAATGACTAAAATTATTTATGAAGATGATTCGCAGATTGAAGAACTAAATGTTAAAAAATTAGTTGGCTGTGGATTTAATAAAGTAGAAATTGAAGTGGAGGGAATTAAATAA
- a CDS encoding Rha family transcriptional regulator — translation MNELMNIESRNTLTSLEVAQIVGKEHKNILADIRDEISKLGEERGRLIFQPTTYIDNFNRSQPMFLLNYKGVLQLGARYNAETRFRLIEKIEQLQKPMTIEDMIILQANEMKSVKHRIDVVENKVDNEIRIDHTEQRKLQKTIATRVYQRLDVIDADRNLMFPAIYRDLKDRFGVASYRDIKRKDLTEALAYVQNWIEKAELRN, via the coding sequence ATGAATGAATTAATGAACATAGAAAGCAGAAACACATTGACAAGTTTGGAAGTAGCACAAATAGTAGGAAAAGAACATAAAAATATTTTAGCTGATATTAGAGATGAAATCAGTAAATTAGGAGAGGAAAGAGGTCGGCTAATTTTTCAGCCAACCACCTATATAGATAATTTTAACAGAAGTCAACCGATGTTTCTTTTGAATTACAAAGGAGTGCTGCAACTTGGGGCAAGATATAATGCTGAAACAAGATTTAGACTTATTGAAAAGATTGAACAACTTCAAAAACCAATGACAATAGAAGATATGATCATATTGCAGGCAAATGAAATGAAGAGTGTTAAACATAGAATTGACGTTGTAGAAAACAAAGTTGACAATGAGATAAGAATAGACCATACGGAACAAAGAAAATTGCAGAAAACAATAGCAACAAGAGTTTATCAAAGACTAGATGTGATAGATGCTGACAGAAATTTAATGTTTCCAGCAATTTACAGAGATTTAAAGGACAGGTTTGGAGTTGCAAGTTATCGTGATATTAAGAGAAAAGACTTAACCGAGGCATTGGCATATGTACAGAACTGGATAGAAAAAGCGGAATTGAGGAACTGA